The Gordonia iterans DNA window TTCATCATCCAGTACAGCGATCGGTCGCAGCGCAGCTTGAGGAGGACGAACAGCACGATCGCGCTCGCGGGGACGATGCCGAACGCGACGCGGATCGACAAGTTCAGTGCCAGCGCCGTCGCTGCCACGCAGATCGCGACGAGGACGATCAGCACCAGTCCCGTGCGCAGGACGACGGCGGTCGACGCCTGGCGCGCCATTCGCCGGAGATCGTCGTCGGTGACGGTGATCTCGACCTGTGGCGACTCAAGTGAGAGATACGAGGGCACTGCGGTCACGCGCGAACACTCTACGCGCGTCGTACGGCGAGGATCGCAGCGTGGTCGCGCGCAGTCCGAACTGGGCGCCGCTCGGTGTGCGTCACGGTGAGGCCGGCGGCATCGACGGCCTCAACAAGCAGATCGACGGGCCAGCGGTAGGCCGTCGCGACGGCGTGGTCGAACGACGCCACCGTTTCGCCGGTGAAGAAGCCGAGCGCCAGGCCTCCACCAGGCCGCAGGCAGCGTGCGAACTCCGCGAGCGCGGTGCTGATCAGGCCGGGCTCAAGATGGATCAGCGAGTACCAGGAGAGGATTCCGCCGAGAGAACCGTCCTCGACGCCGAGGTCGTGAGCACTGCCCAGCCGGTAGCGTGCAGTGCAGTCGGGTGCGGCCGAATCGGAGGCGCGAGCGATCGCGATGAACTCCGGCGTCGGGTCGATTCCATTTACGTCGAAGCCCAGTCCGGCGAGGTGAGCGGTCCACTGGCCCGGCCCACAACCGACATCGAGCACCGGCCCGGCGAGACCTCGTGCCCATCCGGTCACCAAGGCCAGATCGGCAGGATCGACATGATCCATACGGCCGACGGCATCGACATACTCCTGGGCTCGCGCGCCGTATGCGGCGGCAACGGACTGATCGGCACCGCTCCAAACCGGTTCTCTCGACACGGATCAGTGTCGCATGCCCACCGATTTCGCCCGGGCGCGCCAGCCGCCGCATCGCCGATCCGCCGGGGCATTGCTCCGCTCAGAGCGTCCGGTCTGGCACAGGGCGGCACCAGCGGCCTGGCCGCGGTGGTGCGGTCAGACTGCCTGTGCCAGGAGCCGGGCGAGGATCTGTTCGACGCCCGAGGGCGGGTCGACCGGGACTCTTCCCCCGGATCGGGGACGGCCCGTAGTGGTCGAGGATCCTCGGGTGGTCCGAGGTCGTCGGGATCCCCGAAGTCCTCGAGTGGTCCAGAATCTTCGGGTGACCCGGGGCGCGTCGGGATACCCGAGATCCTCCGGTGGTCCGAGGTCCTCGGATGGTCCGGGGTCGCCGGATGGTCCGGGGTCGCCGGATTGTCCGGGGTCGCCGGGTGGTCCGGCCGCCGCGGTTGTGGGGTGGCCGTGCCCGAGGTCGGGTGCCGGTCGTTCGGGGGCTAGGCGTTCGGGGTGGAACAGAACGTTGCTCTGCCACCGCGTGTCGCGGCCCACGGGCCGCCAGCCCACACGCCCGGCGTCGGGCCCGAAGGTCAGGACGGTCGACTCCCACTGCCCCGGGGCTTTACCGTTCATGCGGTTATGACGTCCGCACGCCCCACCCAGACGATCGACATCGGTCTGTCCGTCGTCGGTCCAGTCGGGCATATGGTGGGCTTGAGTACGGATGAACGGCACCGTGCAGCCCGGTGCGGTGCACCCCCGGTCACGGGCGAACAACGCCAACCTTTGCGCCGCCGTCGCGAACCGACTCGCCCGCCCCAAATACAGCACCTGTCCGGTGGCTTTAGAGAACACCGCCAGATACGGGACCGTGTCCGCGGCGAACTGCACCAGATCCGACACCGGAATCCGGGCACCAGTCGCCGTCCAGCCGATCCCGGCCTGCCGCGCCAGATCCTCATCAGTCACCGTCACCACCGTCTGCGACGGAATCCTCGTGGGTGCGGGCTGACCGGCCAACGCCAGGGCCCAGTCGCACAACGCTTCCAGAGCGTCATGCTGCCGCTGCCCGAGCGTCCGCATATCCCGTTCAGCGGCGGCGGCCAGGACGGCGGGGTCCAGGCCGGGCTGGTCTGCCGCCCCACGTGGGGAGTCCGGGTCGTCGGGGTTGTTCATCCCGGCAGTGGCCCACTGATGCAGGATCACCTCCAGCTTGGCGCGCAACACGGGGGTGAGCAGGGCCCGGACTTTGCTCATCAGCTGCCGGTTCTGCGGCTGCAGATTGAACGTGCGCCGCCGTTTACGGTCGTGGTCGTCGGCCAGGGTCCCGTCGGGGTCGAGCCACGCCAGAATCCGGTTACCCACCACCGTCACCGCGGCAGGGTCCAGACGCCGCGCCGCACCAGCGAGCATGGCCTCGGCCTTCACCCGCTCGTCATGGGTCACCGCCGACGGGAGTTTGTCCATGATCTCCGCCACCGCGGCCACATGCGCGCCGCCGGCGTCCCCGTCGGCGACCGCCGTGGCGGTCGCGGTCAGCTGTGGTTCGAGACGCTCACCAGACAGGGCGCCCATCGCACCGATGCCCTCGGCGGTGACCCGGCGCCGGCGGGCCTCACCCACACCCAGACGCGCGCCGTAGGCGTAGAGCTGGTGGACTGAGATGTGTCCGGCGGTGCGGTACACGCCACGGTCGGAGATCTCGATGTAGAGGGCGGCATCGAACACTTCGGCGCGGCGGCGGGTCTGTTCACGGGCATCGAGCAGCCCGAGC harbors:
- a CDS encoding DUF222 domain-containing protein — its product is MAVNGISYNDDAAAAVGATDRATPTDATDVFDPAVLLAGLSPAQLLAVQTTAEQRLTAEATALVAAESDDGLLGLLDAREQTRRRAEVFDAALYIEISDRGVYRTAGHISVHQLYAYGARLGVGEARRRRVTAEGIGAMGALSGERLEPQLTATATAVADGDAGGAHVAAVAEIMDKLPSAVTHDERVKAEAMLAGAARRLDPAAVTVVGNRILAWLDPDGTLADDHDRKRRRTFNLQPQNRQLMSKVRALLTPVLRAKLEVILHQWATAGMNNPDDPDSPRGAADQPGLDPAVLAAAAERDMRTLGQRQHDALEALCDWALALAGQPAPTRIPSQTVVTVTDEDLARQAGIGWTATGARIPVSDLVQFAADTVPYLAVFSKATGQVLYLGRASRFATAAQRLALFARDRGCTAPGCTVPFIRTQAHHMPDWTDDGQTDVDRLGGACGRHNRMNGKAPGQWESTVLTFGPDAGRVGWRPVGRDTRWQSNVLFHPERLAPERPAPDLGHGHPTTAAAGPPGDPGQSGDPGPSGDPGPSEDLGPPEDLGYPDAPRVTRRFWTTRGLRGSRRPRTTRGSSTTTGRPRSGGRVPVDPPSGVEQILARLLAQAV
- a CDS encoding class I SAM-dependent methyltransferase gives rise to the protein MDHVDPADLALVTGWARGLAGPVLDVGCGPGQWTAHLAGLGFDVNGIDPTPEFIAIARASDSAAPDCTARYRLGSAHDLGVEDGSLGGILSWYSLIHLEPGLISTALAEFARCLRPGGGLALGFFTGETVASFDHAVATAYRWPVDLLVEAVDAAGLTVTHTERRPVRTARDHAAILAVRRA